CTTTTTGATGATCATTCATCTTAATGACCTGTTCCCAGTAATCAGCTACCTCGGTTAATCCATAGGATCTGGAGATATAGACTAGATTTAAAATATCCTTTTGAAAGCAAGAGCCTCCAAAACCTACAGAAGCTTTTAAAAACCTCCCTCCTATTCGGCTATCCGCTCCGATGGCACGGGATAATTCATCGATATCTGCCTCTGTAGCCTCACAAAGTTCAGAAAGTGCATTAATGGAAGACACTCTCTGAGCTAAGTAGGCATTTGCCGTGAGTTTGGAAAGTTCGGAAGACCATACATTGGTAGTGAGGATTTTTTCTCTAGGAATCCAATTCGCATACACGTCCACCAGTGCCTCTATGGCCTCCTTACCTTCAGGGGTACTCTCCCCGCCAATCAGGATTCTATCTGCATGGTGCAGATCCTCTATAGCCGTTCCTTCAGCGAGAAATTCAGGATTTGAAAGAATCTGGAACTTAACACCACCTCCTGTATTTGAGAGGATGTCATTTACAGCTTCCGCCGTACGTACAGGAAGTGTTGATTTCTCAACCACGATTTTATCCGTATCAGAAGCTGCAGCGATTTGTCGGGCACAGAGTTCTATCCATTTCAGGTCTGCAGCCTGCCCCTTACCCTCTCCATAGGTCTTGGTAGGTGTATTGACGGAGATAAAGATCATCTCAGCTTCATGAATTGCCTGATCGACAGCGGTGGAGAAAAACAGGTTTCTCCCTCGGGCTTCGGCCACGACCTGATCCAGGCCCGGTTCATATACCGGTAGATTGTCCAGGTTTTCATCATTCCAGGCATCTATTCTGGCCTGGTTTATATCCACTACAGTCACTTTGATTTCTGGACATTTCTGGGCTATTACAGCCATAGTTGGCCCCCCCACATAGCCTGCTCCTATACAGCAGATTTTTGTGATTTTCATATAAACTAAATTGCAATTCCCCAATATAAAAACCTAAGTTCATCTAACCCTTCATTGTGAAGAGAATGAAGTACACCTGCAGGGATTTCTACTAATAATCCATTGTAAATTTTAATATTCTCACCTCCAACACGGTATGTACCTTCACCCTTTAGAAAGTAAAAATACTCAAACATTGTAGGATGCTTATGTTCTTCGCAGGATTCACCAGGTTGAAAAACACCCAATGCAATTTGAGTCAATGAATTATTTAGCTCATCATTATTTTTAAAGACTAGCTTTTTCCCAAAGCCATGAGCATTGTTTACAGATGTTAACCTCTGTAAATCTACGCTATAATTAGACATTTTCAGAGACTTTGATCTGGTCTAATATCCAATTATATGTTTTCTCAACACCATTTCTTAAAGGAATTGAAGGTGCCCATCCCAATTTTTCTTTGATTAGTTTATTATCGGAATTTCTTCCCTTTACACCAGTAGGCCCCTCGATATTTCTTATCGATAGGTTTTTACCAGATATATCAATAACCAGCTTAGTAAAGTTTTGAATGGAAATCATCTCTTCCGATCCAATATTCACTGGTCCAGCAAATTCAGAATTCATTAATCTTCTAATACCATCAACGCATTCATCTACAATCAAAAATGACCTGGTCTGGGTTCCGTCACCCCATACTTCTATAACATCCCCATTCTGAGCCATTGCTACTTTTCTACAAATTGCAGCAGGCGCTTTTTCTCTACCTCCATTCCAGGTTCCTTGCGGACCGAATATATTGTGAAACCTACCTATTTTAGAATCAAAACCATGGTTTCTATTGTAGGTTAAATACAATCGCTCACTAAATAGTTTTTCCCATCCATATTCACTATCTGGAGCGGCTGGATATGCACTATCCTCAGAACATTTAGGATTGTCTGGATCCATTTGATTATATTCTGGATACATACAAGCAGAAGAAGAGTAGAATACTTTTTTAATACCCTTATTCTTCATTTCTTCTAAAACATTCAAATTACATAAAGCACTATTGTGCATGATATCCGCATCATTATCACCTGTAAATACAAAACCTGCGCCCCCCATATCAGCTGCAAGTTGATAGATTTCATCCAAATCAGAAGTAATGACCTGCTTTACCACGTTTACATCCCGTAAATCTCCTACAACAAATTCATCTGAATTTGTATTACCATACTCATTCTCTTTGATATCTACCCCACGAACCCAATAACCTTCGCTTTTCAACCTGTTTACCAAATGTCCTCCTATAAAACCTCCTGCTCCACAAACTAATGCTTTTTTCATAATCATTTATTTAATTTAAGTTTATAATTTATTAAATCTTTTACTCCGTAAAATGCAAATTTTGGTACGATGCTCACATACCTTTTGTAAAGTCTTTTTGGTTCCACACTTAATCTAAATAACCACTCTAATCCCGACTTTTGCATCCATTTAGGGGCTTGCTTTACATTACCAATATGAAAATCGAATGCAGCACCAACTGTAATTAAAAAATCCACTTGCGTAAATTGCGAAAGATATTTGGCAAACTTCTCCTGCTTTGGACTGCTAATCCCAACCCAGACAATATTTGCACCCGAAGAGTTTATTAGATCGGAAATAGACTCATAATCATAATCTTTGACATCCATAAATGGAGGACAAAACGTCCCTACTACATTATTATTTTCAAACTTCACACTACATGCCTGCTTTAATTTATCAGCTACCCCTTCCATGCCTCCGCAAAAAAAATGTTTAATAGTTGTCTTACATGATTTCACCATCATGGCTTCAAAAAAGTCCGGCCCATAGCACCTATCCATAGCCTTTGCTCCTTTAGCCCTTCCTACCCATACTCCAGGCATACCGTCAGGCAAATTGATATAAAACTCATTTAAAACCTTTTTGAAATCCGCATCTTCTTTTGCTTCTATTATGCCATGTGCACCTGTTGCACTGATGCACCTGTTTGTCCCACTACTCTCCCCGTGTATAATCTCTGACAAAACAAGATCAACAGCAGTATCAAATCCATCTTTAAAAAGTGGTATATCTACCACAGTAATAGCTCTATTTATCATGACTGGTCCATTGCTAGTTTAAAGGCACTTATGTGAATCCTGGCGCACTCAGACACATCGTATTTTTCTATGGCTTCACACTTATTTAATTCTCCTATCCTCTCTATATCATTTGGGTTCAAACTATGATGTATAAGATAATCCACAGCCTTATCCAAATCGTCTAATTGATATAGACAGCCATTCACCTTATCTTTTACCACCTCAGAAATTGCACCAACATCAGAAGTCACTATAGGCAATGAAGAAGCCATTGATTCTAGGATGACCGTGGGTACTCCTTCAGCTTTGGAAGTCAATAAAAACACATCAAATGCAGATAAATAATCTGATATCTCAAATTCAGGTTCAGAAACAGTGAGGAAGCCTTCTCTATCTAAGCCTTTAGCTTTTATCCGTTCAATTACATTACTTTTGTAGTAAGGCCTTTGCGATTCTGTCCTATTTCCAATAACCCTGAAAAAAACACCCTCTTTACCAGCTTTTTGCTTAAATCTATCGCATATTTCGACCAAATTTTCATGGGCCTTTTGCCTGTTTTGATTCCCTATAGTACCGATAAGAAAAGCATCATGCGGAACATTCAAATACTCTCGCACAATTTTCTTTTTGTCATCATTGAATTCAAAAGAATTACAATCCACAGGTGGGTAGAATGGTACCAATTTGTTGAAGTTCGCTATATCCCCATGTTCTTTAGCTATTCCCAATCCGGTAGTCATAATAACATTAGAACGATCTTTTACAACTGGTGATAGGAGATTCCTCAACCATTTGGGGGCGAAATTACTAAGTAACTGCCATACCACAGGGACATTGCTACGATTTGCAGCTATAGCCCCTTGAATATTAAATAATCCACATAACTGAACCAAATCAATCTTATAATCCACAATTACCTGTTGTATAAACTGTATATCAGAAAAAAAATTAGCCAGGTATCGAAAATGAGTTACTGGATTAAATGATTTCCTAGGTCTATGAAGATCTCGATTAATGACTTGAATCCCCTTCTCTTTCAACCGTTTTGTGCCAGTACCATTTTCATCAGGGGTTAATACAATGTATTCATATCCCTTATTTTTAAGAATATCATTTAACCTAAAAATTTGATTGTGAGGTCCCCCAAAAGTCGGAGTCAGAATTATAGCTAGAATATATTTCATTAATTGGTTTGTCTTATTAAATCTTCCAATAAGTGGATATTTTCTAGTGATTTTTTCACCATTACTTCAGGATTTACTGCCGCTATAAACCTCTGATCTCCAATAGATAATTCGTAAATGCTATTTTTGATCTTATCTGTTCTTAAGATTCTGTGGCTTAAGGGTACACATGCGTCGTGGTCAAGCTTCACATCAAATGCCAAATCCTCAAGCTTCCTATGATAAGCCAAAAACAGTAAAGGCAAAGATGAAATATAGCCCAACATCGCTGAATGATACCTAGAGGCTATGAAACCACCTTTGCATTCTGCTATTTCATTTAAAGTCACTATAGGATTGTAATTAAATTCAGACAATAACACCCTGCTCTCTCCGAATATTTCAACAAGTCTTTCAAATAGGAAATTAGAAATTTTTACATCAGATTCCCTATCCCCACCTCTGATAATAAATATTTTAACCTTAAGGTCTTTATTTGCCTTCATCGCTTTATCAATTCCATAAAAGACCTGGTCCTGATAGAGTTGATTTAGATCTTCCCCATCCTCATTATAATAATGCAAGGGAGTTAAAGAAACTCCTATTAAGTTTGGGTCAGTTTCAGTTCGGGTTAAGGGCAATAATGCAGCCAAATCAAAACTCAATGAAGTTTTACCTGATACCATTCCCAAACTTTCAATTTCTTCATAGGATGCTCTATCTCTTACAGTAGTGAGATTAGATAATCTAATTGCAGCTTGTGTCAGTACTTTTGTAAAACCAAATTTATATGGTCCCAATCCATTAGCAATCAAACATACTTTTTTGCCGGAAAATTTTGCCAAGGTGAAAATACCCAAGTAACGAGAAAGGTATCGTACATGTCGAAGATACCTAGAAAACACATAATCATCATGGAAATGAGTACCACCGCATAAAATAACAAAATCCGAATTTTTAAGGGATGCCAAAATCTGATTAACCCCAGGCTTAACAATAGTAATGGGGAAATCAAAAAAATAGTCTTCGCTCCTACCTTTGGTAACTAGATGGATTTTAAAATCTGAATCCACATTAAGCTGAGTAAGCAATCCATATAACATCGCCTCATCTCCAGTATTGTGCCCGCCGAAATGACCAAGAATTAAAATATTCATTTACAAGTAATAATTAACTAATTCCATAAACCCTATCAATCTCCTTAAATAAAAAAATAAAAAAAATAAAATACAAAGGAGTTGCTAATCCCCCAATAATAAGACCAGTTAAACTAGATAAAAAAATAAAAATAATTAAATAGTATAAATAAGAATAACCAAAAATATTTTTATGTTTAATTGCTATTGAAAAACTATATATTAAAAAAAGAGAAAACAACAAAGTCCCAATTATTCCAGTTTCATAAAGTTGCATAAGCCACAAATTATGGGCGTGAGTTGGAGTCCAAGAAAAAACAGGGATAGGACCAGTTTTAAATAATCCAAAGCCATGACCAATTAATAAATTAGAAGCTATTTCTGGCATTAATAATTCCCATAATTTAGTTCGTCCAGTTAATTCAGTAACATCAGCTGAATCTCGGGAGTATATATTTGTGAAATTATCTAACAAATCGAAATATATAAATGAAATAAAAAATATTATTGAAAATAATATCAAAAAAATTTTATTTACATTTCTAAAATAATCAATCAAAAAAATCAAAATCACAAACGTTGTATTTGCCCTTGTTTTAGTTAATAACAACAAAACAAATAAAATTATAAATTTAAGATAATCAAAAAATTCTAATTTCCTTTTATATCTATCTACAACTAAAATAATTAATCCTGTCGCCAAAATCAATGAAAATCTTTGAGAATGATTAAAGAGACCTTTGAATCTAAAAAATTCTTCATGATTGAGTGCAAATGCAGGGGAAACAAAAAATAATATGACACCGAGAAAAGAAACAATAAAAACAGAATAACTAACTGATTTCACTATGGTAGAATATTCAAAGTTTTTATAAAAAAATAACGAAAATAAAAAACAAGAATATATTCCAACAATAGAATTGATTTTTCCTTCATAAGGAATTGATAAAATCATATTAAAAAATAAATAGAACAAGTAAGCAAGTAAAAATTTATATGCTAGACTATTCAATTTAGGGATTTTGAAATTTTTAGCAAAAAATACAAATGACAATAACAAGAGACACGCAAGTACTGCTGGTCTTATTGCATCTGAATTAGTCATAAAATCAAAATCGATTTCAGTTGAGAAAATCAATAAGAAACATAAAATTCCAATAAAAAGATTTCTCATCTATTTATAAAAATCTTATACAAACGATTAATACTATATTTGAAAAAATTAAAATTCATAAAATAACTTATTAAATAATAATAATAATATCTAATCCCATATGAATTATTTAAAAAAACTTCAATATCTCTCAATTGATTCTTAGCAGATAAAACATTAAACATATAAAATAAATGTTTTTGAACCAAAGGATGACGCGAGTTTATATATTGATGGACTCCAATTTCATTTGCATATGATATAATTTCATTTTGTTTAACTAATCCTAAAGTATTTAATTCTTTAGCAAGAATAGAATATTTTCTTTGTAGAATTATCTTACTCGGAGAATAAGATGCACCAGTGAAGTTTATGATTCGCTCATATAAAATTTCTTTAACACAACCAAATTCACCCTCTTTAGACATTCTTAACCATAAATCTAAATCTTGAGAGAACTTAAAAATATCCCTATATCCACCTACTTTGTGATATACGCTTTTTCTATACATAACTTCGCCATGAGAAAAAGGGTTTGACTTATAAAAACAATTAAAATCAAAAGGACCATCTCTTTTAACTTTTTTATAAACATCATTTGCAAAATCCACATTTGCATAGTAGCATCCCACTCCAACTAAAGTCGGATTGGCATTAAGAAATCCAACTTGCTTACTTACTCTATTGGGCAAAGAAATATCTCCAGAACCATGAACAGCTATAAATTCGCCTGAGGAGCAATTAATCGCATTAATCATCCCTTTAACAAATCCCAAATTCCTTTCATGTTTTATAAGATGGACCTTAAAGTTATCACCACAAATCTCACCAATCTTTTCAAAGGTTCTGTCAGTGGAACAGTCATCAAAAATTATTATTTCCAAGTTTTCATAATCTTGGTTTAAAAGGGACTTGATCGAATCCTCAACATAATCCTCCCTATTATAGAATCCCGTAACTATCGATACTTTTGGTAACATTTCTTTCATTTTAAAAATCTATCTTCTTAAAATTAAAATCACTTTTTGAAAACCGTAAAATTGAATAGACAGAAAGCCTAACCTCTTTAGCATAAAAGTATAGAAATAATAAAGCGGAAATCGAATAGCTAATGGTAGAGGCTATTGAAGCGCCAGATGCTCCTCTACTAGGGATCAAAATATAGTTCAAAATGATATTCAAAAACAAAGCGGGAATCATTGCTTTCATTGATATCCAAGGCTTTCCCTTTCCTGCCAAATCCATATTTAAGACTTTAAATATGGTCAAAAGAAGTACACCTGGAAGTAAGATTTTCTGTACCAAACCACTTTCAATAAATTCTTCCCCAAACAAAATCCGGATGATTTCATCAGATAACACAAAGAGAGCTATAGATGCTATTCCAATAAATATTATTGAAAGCCGCAAAAGCTGAGCAACTTTTAATGAAAAATCTCTTCCATTTTTAGCATTTGCGCTTCTTGCAAAAATTATAGTACTTAACAACATCGGAATTTGCCAAAGGTATTCCATTAATTGGGAACCTTTGGAATAGATACCTAATTCATAAGGACTTGACATTCTATCCAGCAAAATAATATCTATTTTATAGTTTAAATTAATGATTAATAAGGCTATGGCATAAACTGATCCCAGGGATAACAGTGATTTGATAATTCCCCAATCAAACTGAAGAGAAAAAAATTCTATAAAATCATTTTTAAAAAGAAGAAACATTGCCATCAAAAAAGGTCCAGTTAATGTAGCGATTAGAGCTCCTTCAATTTTCATTTCAAAAAGAATGATAAATAAAACAGTAGTGAATAGAACTACAAAAGGAGGAAGCCAATTGATACGGTTATAAATTGAAATTTCGTTTTTCCCTAAAAAAATACCCGAATTGTAGGTGATAAAAAGAGAAAAAGGAATAGGCAAAATAGCTAAGAAAACTACCAAATCAGAAGCGTTTGTATTACCCAAATATCTGATTAGAAAATAACACGAAAGAACAGAAAGAATGGAAGAAAAAACGCATAAATGAATTAACGCTCGTTTGATTCCATCTATGCTGAAATTACCTCTTCCGACGTGATAGGTAGTAGCCTGACTAACTCCTAACGAGCCTATCGTCATAAATAATGTTGGATAAACAGTCAAGGCAGCAAGTGTACCATTTAAATCTGGACCGAGCCACCGGGCAATAATGATACTTTTCATTAATCCAAAAGCAATAACCCCTCCTTTGCTCAAGCCAACGCTTGATAAATCCCTTAGAAATTTGGACATGATGCTATATAATCCGCTGTTCTATTTCTAGATCTACTCCAAAATGGTCAAATACTCTTTTTTTAATATAATTTGCTAAATCGACTATATCCTTTCCACTTGCCTTTTCAAAATTGACTATAAACCCAGCATGCTTTTCAGAAACTTTGGCTCCACCAATTGAATAACCTTTTAGTCCAAGCCCCTCGATCATGGGTCCTACAAAATGGCCTTTTGGTCTTTTAAAGACGCTACCAGCATTTGGGTACTCTTTAGGTTGCTTTAACCATCTAGCGGTTTTTATATCATTCATTTTAGCTTTTATGGTTTCTGGATTCCCTTTCTTTAAAGACAACCAAGCTTTTAATACAATTTTATCCTTATTTCTTTGAAAAAAACTGTTTCTATATTCGAACCCAATATCTTCTTTATAAATTTCTTTAATCTGGTAATCATGAAGATCCAAATATCTTACTTTAATCAAAATTCCTTTAATATCTTCTCCACCTGCGCCAGCATTCATGACAACAGCTCCTCCCAAGGAACTGGGGATATCAAAAAAAATCTCCAATCCAGATAATTGATTTTGAAGAGCCAATTCACTGAGTGATTTGAGGTCTAATCCCGCCTCAGCTTCCACAACCCCATCATTTTGAAAAGACACAAATGAAAACGACTCTCCGATTATAATAAAATCATTCTCGTAATATGACTTCGACAATATCACATTGTAGCCCCCTCCTAGAATCACCTTTTCATGCACAGAAGGGAAATCCTGATAAATGGCAACAAAATCCTTTTCTGTCTGAGGAAAAAACGCTCTTTTACACCTAGAATAAACATTATAACTATTGTAATTGGTGAGATCAAAATCTTCCAGTACTTTCATTCTCTAGTTTCTACAATTAATTGATCTATTCAATTCTAAGGGTTACTCCTAAGGATTTCAATTTTTCCTCCAGCTTATTGTATCCTCTAAGAGCCATTTCCACATTTTCTACGGTAGTTTCTCCCTCTGCCAACAAACCTGCCATCACCAAGGCCATACTTCCGCGAAGATCAGTTGATTTCACATGTGCTCCTACAGGTTTTTTGTTCTTCTTTCCATAGGTAGTAATTGCTCCTTTTTCCCATTTCAATCCTTTTGAATACATTTTTTCAAGTTCTTCACAATATTTGACCCTCTCTGGATATCGGTAATCGAAAACCCTACTGATGCCATCTGCATGTAAACCTAAAAGGGTGTAAAAAGGCTGCATATCAGAAATGATACCAGGGTGAGTACCAGTAGCCAATTCAAAAGGTTGAATTACTCCGTTTGACAAACATTCGGGGGAAACACGAACACTTTTGCTATTATGATAGTAGTCTATTCCTGCTTCTTTTAAATGAATTAAAGGGATATCCATCGCTGAAAATGGAACATCTTCCACAAGTATATCTCCTCCTGTCAAAATACCTAATACGATCCAAGTTAGAGCTTCTATCCTATCTGGCATTACTTCAAAAATAGATCCTTGAAGGTGTTTTCTTCCGGTCACCTTCACAAAACTATTTCCTACCACTTCGATTTTGGCTCCAAGTCCTTTTAGAAAATCTATTAGACATTCTATCTCTGGCGATATGTATGCATTTTTTATTGTGGTCACCCCTTCAGCTATAGAAGCACAAATTAAAGCTGACTCTGTACCTCCAATTGTAGAAATTGGAAAATCTATCTCAGCAGGATGAAAGCCGTCTTGGGTAGTTACTTGAATATAATCATCCAGTTCTTCCACCTTTGCTCCCATTTTTTCCCAGACCATGATATGTAAATCATAACCACGGTTACCAATTTTACACCCACCTGGATAAGGAATTCTGGCCTGTCCAGCTTTCTTAATTAATCCCGGTACCAATAGGTAAGTCGTTCTTATCGGAAAGTTATAATCCTCCAAAATTCTATTTTCCAAGGAAGAAGGATCTATCCGTACACTTTCTTTTGTTGAATCGACATCGACCCCCCCCCCACTTTTCCGGATAAAATCAAATTTGTAATTGGCATCTACCAATTCTGTTGGAAAATTATATAGGGTTACCTGATCATCGGAAATTAAGCTTGCAGCCAAAAGTCGAGTAGCAGCGTTCTTAGCCCCGCTAACTCGAACCTTTCCATTTGGGACTTGTCCTCCTGTAATTTTTGCTATTATATTTGATTTCATATAAAATTAAAATTCAGTGGTTTAAAATATATGTTTTAAACTTTATAAAACTTTATTTAGCTATTTTTTGAAAATTTTCTATACTCCGATTTAAACCGGTTAGTTTATTATTTGTAAGACTTAATATTAAAAAAGTAGTTTTTGAAAATGAGAAATTGTTGCTTGTAACCCTTCTGTAAGATTAATTTTTGGTTTCCAATTCAATTCTTTATTTGCCATTTCTATAACAGGTTGCCTTTGCATTGGGTCATCTTGAGGCAACGGAAAAAAAATCAATTTACTTTTACTATTAGTTAATTCTATAATCTGTTTAGCTAACTCCAACATAGTAAACTCTCCTGGATTCCCAATATTAACAGGGCCTGTGAATCCATCTCTGGAATTCATCAATTTGTACATTCCTTCTATATTATCTTCCACATAGCAAAAACTCCTAGTTTGTGAACCATCACCGAAAATAGTAATATCTTCCCCTTTTAAAGCCTGTACAATAAAATTACTTACGACACGCCCGTCATCTGGATTCATTCTTGGTCCATAGGTATTGAAAATCCTCATGACTTTGATATCAAGGCCATGTTGTCTGTGATAATCAAAAAATAAAGTTTCAGCACATCTTTTACCCTCATCATAGCAAGCACGAATACCAGTAGTACTAACTGACCCTTTATAGGATTCAGGTTGGGGATGAATCTCAGGATCTCCATACACCTCTGATGTACTTGCCTGCAAAATTTTAATTTTAAGTCGTTTTGCTAAGCCTAACATATTGATAGCACCAATTACAGAAGTTTTTGTCGTTTGAACGGGATCAAACTGGTAGTGAACTGGGCTAGCAGGACAGGCAAGATTATAGATCTCATCCACCTCTACATACAATGGAAAGGTGATATCGTGACGCATAAACTCAAAATTCTTGTTTTCCATCAAATGATGGATATTGGATTTACTACCTGTATAAAGATTATCGACACAAAGTACTTCATTACCTTCTTTTATTAATTTATCACAGAGATGGGAGCCGAGAAAGCCAGCGCCGCCTGTTACTAATATTCTTTTCATTAATTAAATGAGTTAATTATTCTATTGTTATTGAAAAAATTATTCTCCATGTCGATACATCTCATATCCCTTTTCAGCTAATTGCATATCCATATGAGTCAATTTAATATCAGATATCATCATATCTTCAACCAACCCAGCCAAATCGTATTCTGGCTCCCACCCCAATTGAGTTTGGGCTTTGGTGGGGTCACCTAAGAGTAGGTCTACTTCGGTGGGGCGGAAGTAAGTTGGGTCCACTTTTATGAAAGTGTCCCCAATGTTAAATGTTAAATTATTAAAGGTTAACCCGTTAACACTTAACTCTGGACCATTAACATTCAACTTTTGTCCAGTAGCATCAAAATATCTCTCCTCATCGACTGATTCCAAGATCCCGACCTCATTCACTCCTTCTCCCTCCCAGCGAATTTTGAATCCTACATGCTCAAATGACATCTGGACAAAATCACGAACTTTGGTGGTTTTGCCGGTTGCAATCACAAAATCCTCAGGTTTTTCCTGCTGCAAGATTAGCCACATGGCTTTTACGTAGTCTTTGGCATGTCCCCAGTCACGAAGTGCTTCCAGGTTACCCAAGTATAGGCAATCCTGCATTCCCAGAGCTATAGCAGCTGTAGCCATAGTGATTTTGCGGGTCACAAAGGTCTCTCCTCTTCTTGGTGATTCGTGGTTAAACAAAATCCCATTGCATGCGAACATATTATATGCCTCTCGATAGTTCTTGGT
This genomic window from Algoriphagus sp. TR-M9 contains:
- a CDS encoding UDP-N-acetylglucosamine 1-carboxyvinyltransferase, whose amino-acid sequence is MKSNIIAKITGGQVPNGKVRVSGAKNAATRLLAASLISDDQVTLYNFPTELVDANYKFDFIRKSGGGVDVDSTKESVRIDPSSLENRILEDYNFPIRTTYLLVPGLIKKAGQARIPYPGGCKIGNRGYDLHIMVWEKMGAKVEELDDYIQVTTQDGFHPAEIDFPISTIGGTESALICASIAEGVTTIKNAYISPEIECLIDFLKGLGAKIEVVGNSFVKVTGRKHLQGSIFEVMPDRIEALTWIVLGILTGGDILVEDVPFSAMDIPLIHLKEAGIDYYHNSKSVRVSPECLSNGVIQPFELATGTHPGIISDMQPFYTLLGLHADGISRVFDYRYPERVKYCEELEKMYSKGLKWEKGAITTYGKKNKKPVGAHVKSTDLRGSMALVMAGLLAEGETTVENVEMALRGYNKLEEKLKSLGVTLRIE
- the gmd gene encoding GDP-mannose 4,6-dehydratase, with amino-acid sequence MNKTALITGITGQDGSYLAELLLEKGYMVHGIKRRASSFNTQRIDHLYQDQHENHVNFKLHYGDLTDSMNIIRIIQEVQPDEIYNLGAMSHVKVSFDSPEYVANVDGIGTLRILEAVRILGLEKKTRIYQASTSELYGGMPENKNAAGFYDESSPFYPRSPYGVAKIYGFWITKNYREAYNMFACNGILFNHESPRRGETFVTRKITMATAAIALGMQDCLYLGNLEALRDWGHAKDYVKAMWLILQQEKPEDFVIATGKTTKVRDFVQMSFEHVGFKIRWEGEGVNEVGILESVDEERYFDATGQKLNVNGPELSVNGLTFNNLTFNIGDTFIKVDPTYFRPTEVDLLLGDPTKAQTQLGWEPEYDLAGLVEDMMISDIKLTHMDMQLAEKGYEMYRHGE
- a CDS encoding oligosaccharide flippase family protein, producing the protein MSKFLRDLSSVGLSKGGVIAFGLMKSIIIARWLGPDLNGTLAALTVYPTLFMTIGSLGVSQATTYHVGRGNFSIDGIKRALIHLCVFSSILSVLSCYFLIRYLGNTNASDLVVFLAILPIPFSLFITYNSGIFLGKNEISIYNRINWLPPFVVLFTTVLFIILFEMKIEGALIATLTGPFLMAMFLLFKNDFIEFFSLQFDWGIIKSLLSLGSVYAIALLIINLNYKIDIILLDRMSSPYELGIYSKGSQLMEYLWQIPMLLSTIIFARSANAKNGRDFSLKVAQLLRLSIIFIGIASIALFVLSDEIIRILFGEEFIESGLVQKILLPGVLLLTIFKVLNMDLAGKGKPWISMKAMIPALFLNIILNYILIPSRGASGASIASTISYSISALLFLYFYAKEVRLSVYSILRFSKSDFNFKKIDF
- the murB gene encoding UDP-N-acetylmuramate dehydrogenase; translated protein: MKVLEDFDLTNYNSYNVYSRCKRAFFPQTEKDFVAIYQDFPSVHEKVILGGGYNVILSKSYYENDFIIIGESFSFVSFQNDGVVEAEAGLDLKSLSELALQNQLSGLEIFFDIPSSLGGAVVMNAGAGGEDIKGILIKVRYLDLHDYQIKEIYKEDIGFEYRNSFFQRNKDKIVLKAWLSLKKGNPETIKAKMNDIKTARWLKQPKEYPNAGSVFKRPKGHFVGPMIEGLGLKGYSIGGAKVSEKHAGFIVNFEKASGKDIVDLANYIKKRVFDHFGVDLEIEQRII
- a CDS encoding UDP-glucuronic acid decarboxylase family protein, with the protein product MKRILVTGGAGFLGSHLCDKLIKEGNEVLCVDNLYTGSKSNIHHLMENKNFEFMRHDITFPLYVEVDEIYNLACPASPVHYQFDPVQTTKTSVIGAINMLGLAKRLKIKILQASTSEVYGDPEIHPQPESYKGSVSTTGIRACYDEGKRCAETLFFDYHRQHGLDIKVMRIFNTYGPRMNPDDGRVVSNFIVQALKGEDITIFGDGSQTRSFCYVEDNIEGMYKLMNSRDGFTGPVNIGNPGEFTMLELAKQIIELTNSKSKLIFFPLPQDDPMQRQPVIEMANKELNWKPKINLTEGLQATISHFQKLLF